ACGAACAGACCTGAGCAGCTCGACGCTGCCTTGGTGCGTCCCGGCCGTCTCGACACTCTGGTCTACGTTCCTCTGCCCGACCAAGCCTCTCGTGAGGGTATCCTCAAGGCTCAGCTCCGCAAGACTCCTGTCGCTTCCGATGTCGACATCGAGTTCATTGCCAGCAAAACTCACGGCTTCTCTGGTGCTGATCTCGGATTCGTCACCCAGCGAGCTGTCAAGCTTGCTATCAAGGAATCCATCTCTGCTGAAATTGAGCGTCAGAAGCAGCGTGAAGCTGCTGGTGAGGATGTTAagatggaggatgaggaggaaggcgaagaccCCGTGCCAGAACTCACGCGGGCTCATTTCGAAGAGGCTATGAAGACAGCCCGACGATCTGTCAGCGATGTGGAGATTCGCCGATATGAAGCTTTCGCTCAGAGCCTGAAGAATTCCGGCGGCAGCTCTTTCTTCCGCTTCCCCTCTGCCAATGAGGCTGCGGATAGCGGCAACACATTTGGTGAAGCCGGTAATGACGACAGCCTCTATGATTAAGTTCCTTTCATTTTTTTACTCATCGCTTTATGTGTCGACACTAGCTAGATCTAGCCGAGGTGTGAATGAATGTTCCTGGCGATAGGGAACGATTCTACTCGGTATACTGAACGAAGACATTGGTTTTGACTTGTGATACGATACATATTCTAGGTTTTTGTAAGGTTGTAAGTCCGGCAGACGAGCCCTTAAAATCTGATGCAATAGTAATTCGGCCGGTGTTTTGTACATAAAGGCTGGTATCATATATTGCCGCCACTCTTTAACACCAAAAATCCCAACTCTTAACGCCCGAAGCAAGAAGTCCCGCGAAAAACCCATATAGAATACCCCAAAAGCATGTCTAATGAACTCATCTTATCTGCTTCCCCTGTTTCGCCTTCTTGTCCCCCTTCTTGGTCGGGCTTGTATCACCATTAACCACCTTCTCTCCCTGTCGTTTCGTCGCAGTCTCTCCAACCACATCAACAGCATTATTACTAACCGTCCCAGTAGCACTACTGCTATCTCCGGCTCCAtccccttcatcttccagtATAACGACCTCTCTTAATATATCCTTGATTGCTCGAACCCCTTGCTCAACGACCACGCTCGGAATCCGCAAATCCGCATTTTCAATGGAGTACGCACTGTTGCTTTCAACTCCGTCCACATCCCCGTTATGATTGTGTGTATGGTTTGCGCGAGAGCCGGTGTTATTATCGGAGTTGGAATCGACAAGGAACGGGTGCGAGCGGCCCTGCGCCGAAGCGACGACTGCTTCAACGACGTCGTCGAATCGCTCACATCGGTTCGCGCGGAGAAGCTCAGTACTCAATCGCCGGATTTTCTCGGTCCAGCCGAGCCGTTGGAGTGTTGAGAGCAGGTTTGTGtgcaggtcttcgagggcgTGTGTTGAGGCCAGGTGCGCGAGGAGGTCGGATTCGAGGTCAGCTGGAGATGGCTGCGCGGTGTGGCTGGAATTGGTCGGGGAAGAAGGCATGGTCGGAAGTGTCTGTGCTTTTTCGATTCAGGGTATTTGGCGTTCACGGTTGTGATTTGAAAAGTTTCTGGATAGATGGGgtcttggagttggagtCGGTGTCCGTAGTGCAGTGGCTACTCGGCGTCCGCGCCGGCTTGATCTGTTCAGACGGATTTCTCGGAGGTCATGGGTATTCTGAAGGAAACTGGTATGTACGCGACTTGTTTGACGGAACGTATGGATCAAAATAGCCGCGTGGGGTATAGTTCGAAAATTGTAAGGTAGTATAGGCAAAGTTCCAGAGGTCGGCGGAGAAAATGAATGCGCCAGCGGAGGACTTGATCTGAGCCGAGCCGAGCGGCAAGGTTGCGATTACAGTGGCAATGCTGTATTATCCAACTGTCCGCTGTCTCCTTAACTGATTGGGTTCATGAGAAGTGGTAAGAATTGaaaggctgaggctgggacAGAGGCtgaaagaaacagaagcgATGCAACTCCGATCCGGGTGTAATTCGGAAGAAAGATACTACTCAACCCTTTGAACCGAGCGACGATGGCTCAGAGATGGTACTATAGGACAATGCTTGCCCATCCAGAACATTTACTAATTACTTTATGTTGGATGAACAGGAAGTTGTATAAGCATAGTTCAATGGATCGTGTTCACGAAGCTCGACCAGAGTGTCCGCAAATATATAGTTCTGACGGCAGAGCGCCATGACTGCCAGGGTAGCTATTTGGTCTGTTTTATGGTATATCACAGTAACTCAGAACATGTTACTCGATCTTCGTACAATTGACGCACATTACATTTCACAATCTCTCGTCTGGAAGTAGTAGAACGTTGATAAGGCTGCAGCGATCGGTCAACCTTCTAAGCGCCCTCTTAAAAATGTGGACCCGAGCGCAAGGCATAAGGCCAGTTGTGATATTTATAGCAGCCTTCGGCGCTTGGAGTTAAGACTCGGCTCTTGCTAACCgatcttcaaggccaggatCCATGATAGAAACAAGGCTAGATCCCAAGCGAGTTGTCTTGCCGCATGGCCCACAGAACAGGAGTGGGTAGTTATGCATGCGGAGACGGGGTGATATACGTGTGCAGGGGCGCATTGGCTTCGGACGATGCGGCGCCTGCTGTACTTTGTATACAAGGAGACCGAGGTTGTGAACTGGGACTTCTGGAGAAACAGTGTAGTATACCCATGATGAGCGTGGCCCCAGACCCGCATAACGTTCGATTGTCTTGCCATTAAGTGATGGGCAGGCTAGCTGATAGTCTGATACGTATTGGTGTGCAGGGCAGCCATCAAGGTAGTCGGTCAAGGGGGAATCAGATGTGGCTGACGCAGATTGTCGACCTCGACTCCCATGTCCTGCTAAAAAGGAATGGCAAAGCTCGGAGAGACAGAATATTGTGGCTTATGCCGCGTACAATATAACGTTGACTTGTTGGAGCCGGAGCTATCCAGTGCAACGggcgacggcggaggattCGAACCCCTAAATGGCCAAAAAAGTAAAGGGTCCGGCACTATTGGTTTTTGACAGACTTGACCCAGGTCATCTTGGGTCAATCGCGAATATTATTGATCCGGAGAAGAGGgtccatccatccatcatccGATATTGTTTTTGTAGAGAGTCGACGCCCGAAACTAGTAGCAATGCGTGCGCAATAGTCGTCCTCGAGTTGACCATCCAGAGGCGGTAACGACTGTTAGTCGCCAGGAACATCccctattctcttcttcgtgAGGATTCTGTCGAAGAATTTGCATATCGATTATCAATTTCATAGATTGAATGATCCACCCAATGCTCCGGACGCACTCTCGGACAAGGCAATGGCCCTAGAaggctggcttggctgggTGCGGTTGAATGCAAGGATAAGTGCTGAAGCCTGAGTTTCGCTGGTTAAGGAGTCATCGGTAGGATCCGACGCTCCATATTGTTATCCTTGGATTTGAAGATAAAGGACAAGCTATCCTTTGCAGAGTGCATCAAAATAGAGCACCTTTTTGTTGTCCTCCAGCTGGAGCGTCTAGACTTGCATCACGTGCGGCTATCCTGATCCTGGAGCGCGGTCTTCACTCCAAGCAGATCAGCTTATTACTTCCTCGATTCGCCATCACTCTGGGACCAGCCATTAAACCAGACTATCCATCGCTATATCTCTCCCTCACTCCACTCACTCCTTGTGCCTATGCTCTGGACGGGCGTTTTCCCGCCTTTTGTCCAGTCCGCTCCCAATCAAGACATCTGTGCCTGAGCTTCCCCGCCTTCGCACTCATCACCGTGGTCGCTGCTAGCGCTAACGATCAATCACAATTTTCTCCTGCTTGTTTTCTCAGGCATCTACGtttttcttgattctggGTTATTGGCGGATTCTCTGCTAGCTCCCTCTTTGTTCTGgcgccctcgccctctcgaGTCGccgatcttcttgttctAGCCGCCAGCCATCCCATGTGGCACACCCGCTTGGCCGATTCTCGCACACTCTTTAGCTTTCGGGTTCGACAGTGAATGACACGATTACGACACTCTTACGATCTTGAAGTTCTTCATATTCACTCGCCGCCGCTCTCTATATTGCACCGGTTCCAACCGAGCGACGTCTACTACACCTCTCTCGTTTTCGTGGGCGTCGTCAGCTCGCTCTCGTCATGTCCCTCCATACCTCCTACCACGCGGATTCagacgccgatgatgagtACGAACGCAGCGTCATTACCTCCCCGCATCTAGCAACGGATTCAGAAGGCTCTGCATCGGAGTCAGAGTTCCCGTCAGCAGAGCCTACTCCGACCTTTGCCCATAATGAAGATAATTCCAAGATCCCGGACACCATAATCACCGAATGGACTGCCGAGGAATGCGCGAGCTTTGTTGCCTCCTTGGGCCTGCGCCAATACTGTCAGGCGTTTATAGGTTAGTTAGGCCGCAGGATCCTGCGTAGAATAGGGCGCCACTAACTTCGCGTGTGCAGAGAACGGTATTGTTGGAGAGGCGCTTATCGCGTTGAGACACGATGAGCTGAAAGAAATGGGCATTGCCAGTGTGGGGCACCGGTTGACCATACTCAAGAGTGTCTACGAGATGAAAGTAAAGCAGGATATTCCGCTCGATGCCGACCACTACATTCCCCTTTGTAAGTTTTGTTCTACCGTTAGCTATGACTTTAGCTAATGTCGCAAAGCTGCCGATCAAAGCATGAACGAAAGCGCAACGCAGGAAGATATAGCTCGCCTGATTCAATCCATCAGACTCCGGGACGAGAAAATCATGACTGTGGAAACAGAGCTACGGCGTGTGTTGGAGGACTACCGACGACTGAGGGAGGAGCTCCTGCCCGTCTTCAAAATGGCAAAGGACAAATCCCAACCGCTGCCTCCCCCGACAGCCGTGTCTTCGTCGGACGGCTATTATGACGATAGACTCTCAGGGTCAACCCTCACAGGCCAACAGTCTGGCATTACCATCCTCGACCGATCCGGCTCTATCTTGTCCCGAAACCTGTCTAAACGAGTTCATGGAGGCACTACTCCCAAAAACAACTCTCCAACCCACATTCCTCCTTCTATCCACGAGAACCGGGCGTACAATGATGGCACCAACCTTGACCCATCAgccgctgctgtcgccgCATCCTCACACCTCAGCACTATGAATGGAAAGTCACAACTATCACCCAATTTACCGTCGCCGACATCTCCCAGTAATCACTACGGCGCACCGCAGACCCTAGCGTCTCGTGCCTACACACAGCCAGGCTCTGCCCGCAATCCCCACGACCACTATGACGACAATCCCCAATCTCAGTCCCGCTCAGACCGTTTGAACAccacttcttcatcagccacGCGTTCGGAGATTCCTTCGCGATCTGAGTCTAGAGCGGGGGGTGAGACTCCAAGCGTGGAAATTTTCAAATCCTTTCGTGTCTCCGTCGATGATCCATGCTACAAGGTCCTCCCGGCCGCTCTTAAGAAGTATAACATCAACGGCGATTGGAAGCAGTACGCTCTTTACATTGTGTATGGCGATCAGGAACGTTGTCTCGGGCTAGAAGAACGGCCGCTTATTCTCTTTAAGCAGCTAGAAAAGGAAGGGCGAAAGCCGATGTTTATGCTGCGGAAACAACAACAGGCGCCTGAAAGTACCACTGCATATCCACCCAGCGGGGGCTCAGCGCCGAACAGTGCTGGCTTTGAGCCGCGACAAGCGCAGATCAACCTTCCCGGCGGAGTTTTATAAAGGCATGCGACTTGGATGAAGCgacttcttttttttttcttgagaTACCCCTCCATTCGAGGCCATTTCGACCCCCTTCTTCACTTCGACATTCTTCCGATTCTCCGTATTTAGCTTTCAAGACCGTTTAATTCGAATTTGCGCGGGTGCCTGGCGTTGGGATTGGATAGGGAAAATAATGAAACAAACCATTAGCGTAGCTGTTATTTTAGATCCTTACGATTTCAAAGACTTTTCTTGAGCAGCTGGAACCATCGCAGGGGCATATGCGGATTGTATTTTGAATTAGACGTAGTAGTGGAGCTCCATCAAGGCCAGCGACGTAGCTGCTCAGGTGGGCACACTGCCCTCTCGGCGAGATCTGCAGACTGCGGCCTCAGGATTCACCCCGATCGTAAGCATTAGTATACCTTAATCTGGCGTCTCTACTAATTACTCTGCATGTACTGAGATAATATGGAGAGGTACTTGGACAGCCCGGTGCAAATTGGTGACTAACGAGACTCGATAGCTAAATTGGGCGCAGCCTCGAAGCCTATTTTTCCCTCACTGTCGCTCTTTCACACCCAGCTCTGAACGGTCTATATTGACAATAAAACGACTGTGTGGACAATGAGCGAATACGACGTAGTGAGATCAGGGACGAGCATATAGTCTTATTGACGACAACGAGCCTGCGCTACGAGGAATACATGGTCTGTTGGATTTGTGCACTTCCACTGAAGATGGCTGCGGCGAATGATGGAGATACACGAGAACTCACCAGTCAAGCTAAACCAAACAATCCTGATGCCTATACTCTCGCGAGGATCGAAAAGCCCTATGTCGAGCGAAGAATAGCGCATCGCGTCGCTGTCCAGCTTTCGATCCATCGTTTAGGTTTCTCGTTGGCATTTGTGGTGGAATTTTGTATAGGGACCGATATCAGATTTGGGGACGTTGTGGTCGGTGTTGAGTCAGTGGCAAGACCCACGGAGGTGTTATCCCGTATGACCTAGGAAAAGCTACCAGCGACGGCAAGTTCGAGCGTTTGGCCATGTTGAGCAGCCTTCGCAGGTCGTCAATGGCTGTGTTCAAGCTCCAGGGTAACCATCAGAGGGGAAGCTTGGTCCCAACCTTTTCGTGGATAATATTGGGAAGTACCCGAGATTGCGCGAACTTTTCACAAGCCATGATTGCTTTACCCGGTTACGTGAAAGATCACGCGAATGGGTCGAGCAAGTCTGCTTTTCTCGAGTCGATGGCTTTATGGAAATTGTATTTCTTTAGCTGTTTGGATTCCACCTACGGAGTCCTATGACTTGCTTGTGTAAACAGCAGAAATGACGCTGCGGTATGTCCCAGAGGATTACAGCCAACCCGCTGAGCATAAGACGCGTCTCACGAAGACAAGAATAAAACTCTGTACGAAAAGCTGGCGCCCTTCTGAACGGTTTCCATTTTAACATGGCCCAAGAGGCAGTTGTTCCACTAGGTTCGAAGCTAGGGAAAGGGCTGGAACCCTTATAAGAGGACCATATCACTTTCAGTAACCAGTCCGCGATTGTCTTCTGCTGCCTCATTTTCCATACGGACATTGCAGCAAGTCGCAATTCGTTTCACAGTACTTGACAGGTTGGCTCAGTTCAACCCTATATTCATCTGACAGGAGTGTCGTGCAAGCAGTTTCCATGAGACGACTATAAAAATGAGTATGCTAAAGCATACATGCCGATATTCACCTAGGGCTGTATTAGCATAAGAACAGACTCGAGAGGGAAATAAGAAGCCCGGTACTTCAAGCCTCCACATTCCGGGGGTCGAGGGATTTGTCCAACCTAGGTTGTTATGCCCATCGACTCGATCTAAACTGGCCTGCTTATGGAAACCAAGCCAGACCCTCACCTTCGTTTCACACATATCAAGTAATGGTGGGAAAAGGCAACAGAAGCTAATGGACCATGGACCAGAGCTTGAGTCCGCAATCTTAGGTGGTATGATTCGATATGTCCATACTCCTGCGTTGATCGCTGCGATGTGCCTTTGTGAACAAAGAGGACTTATTAGGTAGCCTGATAATTATGCATTGGAGGCGCATTAGGGCTGACTTTATTGATTGGTGCATTTCCCGATCTGGATAATGGACTTCGAATGTGATAATGTCGTCATGAAAACCTGCTGGTATCCGTTCAATGCCAGCAATTTTGATCAGGCATTTTGTCTGCGCTCTGGGTATATCACCCGTCCATCCCAACCTTCACAACCTAGGTTTGGGGTTGTCTACTAGCTACCACTTCTCTCGCTACCCACCAAGGCTCTTTTTCTCTAGCAGGATGTCAGCAGGATCTCTTCCAGTAATCATAATCGGCGCCGGCCCAGTCGGAATGATTCTTTCTTACGCGCTCTCCCGCCTGCAAGTCCCAACTCTCGTAATTGAGGAAAACCCGCCCGACAAAACAACCAAATACCCAAAAATGGACCTGACGAACTCAAGGAGcatggagctgctgcgcaCACTGGGGCTTGTGAATGCGTGCCGAGCGATTCCTGGATCTATTGCTGAAGATGTAAGCTTTGAATGTGTGTTCGTGACCTCGTTGCATCCTGAAAATGGGAGAGAACTTGGACGATGGAGTGTCCCTTGCGTTGCGGAGCAGACAAGCGAAAGCAAGGGCACGAATGATGGCTCTTTCCCTGCTGAGCCCGGACAGCGATGCTCCCAGATATTGGTTGAGAAATGGATGAGGGGGTTAGTGCTGGATTGTAAGAATGTTGAGTTTCGTGGAAATTGGAGGTATGTTGGGCatgccgaggaggaagatagaGTCAGAGTGAGGGCCGTGGATCTCCATGGCAATGAGCATACATTCGTTGGACGGTTTCTTGTGGGCTGTGACGGTAGAAAGAGCGCTGTGAGAAAGGCCGCCGGGATTGAGATGATAGGTGCGAAAGTGTAAGTTCTCCCCCTGCACTTGTATCATGTCTGATACCAATATCATGATGCTTAGCCCTGCTCACTTCCACCTTGTGCACTTCCGCTCGAGAGCCCTTTCGTCAATT
This sequence is a window from Aspergillus nidulans FGSC A4 chromosome IV. Protein-coding genes within it:
- a CDS encoding uncharacterized protein (transcript_id=CADANIAT00000189), with protein sequence MPSSPTNSSHTAQPSPADLESDLLAHLASTHALEDLHTNLLSTLQRLGWTEKIRRLSTELLRANRCERFDDVVEAVVASAQGRSHPFLVDSNSDNNTGSRANHTHNHNGDVDGVESNSAYSIENADLRIPSVVVEQGVRAIKDILREVVILEDEGDGAGDSSSATGTVSNNAVDVVGETATKRQGEKVVNGDTSPTKKGDKKAKQGKQIR
- a CDS encoding adaptor protein STE50 (transcript_id=CADANIAT00000190); this encodes MSLHTSYHADSDADDEYERSVITSPHLATDSEGSASESEFPSAEPTPTFAHNEDNSKIPDTIITEWTAEECASFVASLGLRQYCQAFIENGIVGEALIALRHDELKEMGIASVGHRLTILKSVYEMKVKQDIPLDADHYIPLSADQSMNESATQEDIARLIQSIRLRDEKIMTVETELRRVLEDYRRLREELLPVFKMAKDKSQPLPPPTAVSSSDGYYDDRLSGSTLTGQQSGITILDRSGSILSRNLSKRVHGGTTPKNNSPTHIPPSIHENRAYNDGTNLDPSAAAVAASSHLSTMNGKSQLSPNLPSPTSPSNHYGAPQTLASRAYTQPGSARNPHDHYDDNPQSQSRSDRLNTTSSSATRSEIPSRSESRAGGETPSVEIFKSFRVSVDDPCYKVLPAALKKYNINGDWKQYALYIVYGDQERCLGLEERPLILFKQLEKEGRKPMFMLRKQQQAPESTTAYPPSGGSAPNSAGFEPRQAQINLPGGVL